Proteins from a genomic interval of Nostoc sp. TCL240-02:
- a CDS encoding adenylate/guanylate cyclase domain-containing protein, with translation MSVYQGSYGETTDLIIGVHNQENLELQTNSAPVGALATRKGNFSTFLAPLTQDTFKQVVQDVEQKLQIVHQTLSMLDSQGFETLLQEMLHSITLKTGELLGADRTTIFLLDEEKQELWSILAEGEGDRSLEIRIPADKGIAGEVATFKQVINIPFDFYYDPRSHFAQEQEKRTGYRTYTMLALPLLNEHGQLVAVVQLLNKLKSGNNHAAPLAERVDTKGFLSCDEQLFQEFAPSIRLILESSRSFYVATQKQRAVAALMKAIKSLSQSSLDLEDTLKRVMDEAKELMNADRSTLWLIDHERHELWTKITQDDGSTKELRVPVGKGFAGIVAASGKKLNIAFDLYDDPDSDTAKQLDQQNGYRTCSLLCMPVFNADQQLIGVTQLVNKKKTGDFPAYNPADWPKAPDCFQASFDRNDEEFMEAFNIQAGVALQNAQLFATVKQQEQMQRDILRSLSNGVVSTDKAGLIIAANESAQRLLGLGIDDRLEGKLVNDVIGIKEGDFSKWYQDALHAVDLKGRQQYYPDRTLITTGTEQHSINLSINTIADASDNEQVRGALVVMEDISDEKRLKSTMYRYMTQELAEELLKLDDAKLGGDRKEVSILFSDIRGYTTLTENLEAEEVVSMLNEYFESMVEAVFKHKGTLDKYIGDAIMAVFGSPLALEEHAWMAVQTSLEMRHRLHEFNQRRYVDDKPRIKIGIGINSDTVISGNIGSSKRMEFTAIGDGVNLGSRLESVSKQYGCDIIISHNTFKPCQDHIWARELDYIRVKGRNEPVAIYELLGLRSNPIESEKLQVIEHYHKGREYYLKRDFNRARAEFALVLAADNQDKAAMLHLLRCQHWLQSPPTESDWDEGVWTFQEK, from the coding sequence ATGTCAGTGTATCAAGGAAGTTATGGGGAAACCACCGATTTGATTATTGGTGTTCACAACCAAGAAAACCTCGAATTACAAACAAATTCTGCTCCTGTGGGCGCTCTAGCCACAAGAAAAGGAAATTTTTCTACCTTTCTTGCTCCCCTGACTCAGGATACTTTTAAGCAGGTCGTTCAAGATGTCGAGCAAAAATTACAGATTGTCCATCAAACCCTATCAATGCTTGATTCTCAGGGGTTTGAAACTCTTCTGCAAGAAATGTTACATTCGATTACCCTGAAAACCGGGGAATTACTGGGGGCAGACCGGACAACGATATTTTTATTGGATGAAGAAAAACAAGAACTTTGGTCTATTTTAGCTGAGGGGGAAGGCGATCGCTCTTTAGAAATTCGTATCCCCGCCGATAAAGGCATTGCTGGGGAAGTCGCCACTTTCAAACAAGTTATCAATATTCCTTTTGATTTTTATTACGATCCGCGATCGCATTTTGCCCAAGAACAAGAAAAAAGAACTGGCTACCGCACTTACACTATGCTGGCTTTGCCACTGTTAAATGAACATGGACAGTTAGTTGCAGTAGTACAATTACTGAATAAATTAAAATCTGGCAATAATCACGCCGCTCCCCTTGCCGAACGTGTTGATACCAAAGGTTTTCTCTCTTGTGACGAACAATTATTTCAAGAATTTGCCCCTTCAATTCGCCTAATTTTAGAATCCTCGCGCTCTTTTTATGTCGCCACCCAAAAACAAAGAGCAGTGGCGGCGCTAATGAAGGCCATCAAGTCCCTCTCTCAAAGCAGCCTCGACTTAGAAGACACCCTGAAGCGGGTGATGGATGAAGCCAAGGAACTGATGAATGCCGATCGCAGTACACTATGGTTAATAGACCACGAGCGCCATGAATTGTGGACGAAAATCACTCAGGATGATGGTTCAACTAAAGAATTACGAGTCCCTGTAGGTAAAGGCTTTGCGGGTATAGTAGCGGCTTCTGGCAAAAAACTGAATATTGCCTTTGATTTGTACGACGATCCTGACTCTGATACAGCCAAACAACTCGATCAGCAAAATGGCTATCGTACCTGTAGCTTACTTTGTATGCCAGTATTTAACGCCGATCAACAACTGATTGGCGTTACCCAACTCGTAAATAAAAAGAAAACTGGTGATTTTCCCGCTTATAATCCAGCTGATTGGCCCAAAGCTCCCGATTGCTTCCAAGCTAGCTTTGACCGCAACGATGAAGAATTCATGGAAGCTTTTAATATTCAAGCGGGAGTAGCGCTACAAAATGCCCAGTTGTTTGCCACAGTCAAGCAACAAGAACAAATGCAACGAGATATTCTGCGTAGTCTTTCCAATGGAGTGGTTTCCACTGATAAAGCTGGGTTAATTATCGCCGCTAATGAAAGTGCCCAACGTTTGCTAGGACTGGGAATAGATGACCGTTTAGAAGGGAAATTAGTTAATGATGTCATCGGCATCAAAGAAGGTGACTTTAGCAAGTGGTACCAAGATGCTTTACATGCAGTTGACTTAAAAGGTCGCCAGCAATATTATCCCGATCGTACACTCATAACAACTGGTACAGAACAGCACAGTATTAATTTATCCATTAACACAATTGCCGATGCCAGCGACAACGAGCAAGTCCGGGGGGCGCTGGTGGTGATGGAAGATATCAGTGATGAAAAGCGGCTCAAAAGTACCATGTACCGCTACATGACCCAGGAATTAGCGGAAGAATTGCTGAAATTAGATGATGCTAAACTAGGAGGCGATCGCAAAGAAGTTTCGATTTTATTTTCTGATATTCGCGGCTACACCACTTTGACAGAAAATTTGGAAGCAGAAGAAGTGGTAAGTATGCTCAATGAATACTTTGAATCAATGGTGGAGGCAGTCTTTAAACATAAAGGCACTCTTGACAAATACATCGGCGATGCGATTATGGCTGTGTTTGGTTCTCCTCTTGCATTAGAAGAACACGCTTGGATGGCAGTGCAAACATCCTTAGAAATGCGCCATCGCCTGCACGAATTTAATCAACGTCGCTATGTAGATGATAAACCCAGAATTAAAATCGGCATTGGTATCAACTCAGATACCGTGATTAGTGGGAATATTGGCTCTAGTAAACGGATGGAATTTACCGCCATTGGTGATGGTGTTAATCTTGGCTCTCGATTAGAAAGTGTTAGTAAACAGTATGGTTGCGACATTATTATTAGCCATAACACTTTTAAACCCTGCCAAGATCATATATGGGCTAGGGAACTAGATTACATTCGTGTCAAAGGCAGAAATGAGCCAGTAGCTATATATGAATTACTCGGTTTACGTTCCAACCCGATTGAAAGCGAAAAATTGCAAGTGATTGAGCATTATCACAAAGGACGCGAGTATTATCTCAAACGCGATTTCAACCGTGCTAGGGCTGAATTTGCCCTAGTTTTAGCAGCAGACAACCAAGATAAAGCTGCTATGTTGCATCTTTTACGTTGTCAGCATTGGTTACAATCACCTCCAACAGAGTCAGATTGGGATGAAGGTGTCTGGACATTTCAAGAGAAATAA